A genomic region of Prionailurus bengalensis isolate Pbe53 chromosome D1, Fcat_Pben_1.1_paternal_pri, whole genome shotgun sequence contains the following coding sequences:
- the TRMT112 gene encoding multifunctional methyltransferase subunit TRM112-like protein, whose product MKLLTHNLLSSHVRGVGPRGFPLRLQATEVRINPVEFNPEFVARMIPKVEWAALLEAADTLHLVEVPKEPIEGYEHDEKFLRKMHHVLLEVDVLEGTLQCPESGRLFPISRGIPNMLLSDEETET is encoded by the exons ATGAAGCTGCTCACCCACAACCTGCTGAGCTCACATGTGCGGGGGGTGGGGCCCCGTGGCTTCCCTCTGCGCCTCCAG GCCACCGAGGTCCGTATCAACCCCGTGGAGTTCAACCCCGAGTTCGTGGCGCGTATGATACCCAAGGTGGAGTGGGCGGCGCTTCTGGAGGCGGCGGATACC TTGCACCTGGTCGAGGTACCCAAAGAGCCGATTGAAGGGTATGAGCATGACGAGAAGTTTCTGAGGAAGATGCACCACGTGCTGCTGGAG GTGGATGTGTTGGAGGGCACCCTGCAGTGCCCAGAGTCTGGACGTCTGTTTCCCATCAGTCGTGGGATCCCCAACATGCTGCTGagcgatgaggaaactgagacttaa